A single Oncorhynchus mykiss isolate Arlee chromosome 24, USDA_OmykA_1.1, whole genome shotgun sequence DNA region contains:
- the LOC110503314 gene encoding numb-like protein isoform X2 yields MNKLRQSLRRKKPTYVPEASRPHQWQADEEAVRKGKCNFPVRYLGLVEVEESRGMHVCEEAVKKLKISGKKTVKAVLWVSADGLRVVDDKTKDLIVDQTIEKVSFCAPDRNYDKAFSYICRDGTTRRWICHCFMALKDSGERMSHAVGCAFAACLERKQRREKECGVTASFDASRTSFVREGSFRVTSSSQQGGEREDIMKQLQDKKKEPPCTIPAIPPGTSSPPEGEASPVGQGVEHAIPRRHAPIEQLVRQGSFRGFPALSGKNSPFKRQLSLRLNDLPSNLQRKTADFQSKNPVPEMDLSVCGEADNSINALCSQINHSFTRPSEELFSNPTPNGLPACTVPPAIPPPPAPLQATSSWVQAEPPVQSPVHSGHRRTPSEAERWLEEVAQAVKAQQQTPNLPPPPIQPTPAIPGPPMSNAAMSVPPMSNPLMPGPPMSGVPIMGASMPGATMPGVPGSLPTSMQPFPLAFDATPAPVSLYNQPPLQPAFVPMQAYMPALANSMVYSNASVPVVGITPSQMVANVFCTAGGSTGGPSMGMCTGPKMGTLTGGHRHSFSGQPGGFPMPPFGTHPTVNGLPHNIPTSPATIMQNGTSSNSSSWPPEGAQQANPSPANAQEVDRFEAKWAALETKLQPKAAPNPFSNDLQKTFEIEL; encoded by the exons taccTGGgtctggtggaggtggaggaatcCAGAGGGATGCATGTGTGCGAGGAGGCTGTGAAAAAGCTCAAAATT AGTGGGAAGAAGACAGTGAAAGCAGTTCTGTGGGTGTCCGCAGATGGTCTCAGAGTGGTGGATGACAAAACCAAG GACCTCATCGTAGACCAGACCATTGAGAAGGTGTCCTTCTGCGCGCCCGACCGCAATTATGACAAGGCTTTCTCCTACATCTGCCGTGACGGCACCACACGCCGCTGGATCTGCCACTGCTTCATGGCCCTGAAGGACtcg GGCGAGCGTATGAGCCACGCCGTGGGCTGTGCCTTCGCCGCCTGTCTGGAGAGGAAGCAGCGGCGCGAGAAGGAGTGCGGCGTCACAGCCTCGTTCGACGCCAGCCGCACCTCCTTCGTGCGCGAGGGCTCGTTCCGCGTGACGTCGTCCAGCCAGCAGGGTGGCGAGCGCGAGGACATCATGAAGCAGCTGCAGGACAAGAAGAAAG AGCCCCCATGTACCATCCCAGCCATCCCCCCTGGCACCTCCTCACCCCCTGAGGGCGAGGCCTCGCCTGTGGGGCAGGGGGTGGAGCACGCAATCCCGCGGCGCCACGCGCCCATTGAGCAGCTGGTGAGGCAGGGCTCCTTCCGAGGCTTCCCGGCCCTCAGCGGGAAGAACTCGCCGTTCAAGAGGCAGCTCTCGCTGCGCCTCAACGACCTCCCTTCCAACCTGCAGCGCAAGACCGCCGACTTCCAGAGCAAGAACCCAG TCCCAGAGAtggatctgtctgtgtgtggcgaGGCAGACAACAGCATCAACGCTCTGTGCAGCCAGATCAACCATTCCTTCACCAGGCCCTCTGAGGAACTCTTCTCCAACCCCACCCCCAACGGCCTGCCAGCCTGCACTGTGCCCCCAGCCATCCCCCCTCCACCCGCCCCCCTGCAAG CCACGTCCTCCTGGGTGCAGGCGGAGCCCCCGGTCCagtcccctgtccacagtggaCACAGGAGGACGCCCTCCGAGGCTGAGCGCTGGCTGGAGGAGGTGGCCCAGGCCGTCAAGGCCCAGCAACAGACCCCCAACCTGCCCCCGCCACCCATCCAGCCCACCCCTGCCATTCCAGGGCCACCCATGTCAAACGCAGCTATGTCTGTGCCACCTATGTCTAACCCACTTATGCCTGGCCCACCTATGTCAGGTGTGCCCATAATGGGGGCATCCATGCCGGGGGCAACCATGCCAGGGGTACCTGGCTCCCTGCCCACTTCCATGCAGCCCTTTCCTTTGGCGTTTGATGCCACTCCTGCGCCCGTGAGCCTGTATAACCAGCCACCCCTGCAGCCAGCGTTTGTACCCATGCAGGCCTACATGCCCGCCCTGGCCAACAGCATGGTGTACTCCAACGCCAGTGTGCCTGTGGTGGGCATCACGCCTTCCCAGATGGTGGCTAATGTCTTCTGCACGGCAGGCGGCTCTACCGGCGGGCCTTCCATGGGCATGTGCACAGGGCCCAAAATGGGCACGCTCACCGGCGGACATCGCCACTCTTTCTCCGGCCAGCCGGGCGGGTTCCCTATGCCACCCTTCGGAACTCATCCCACCGTCAACGGCCTCCCCCACAACATTCCCACCTCCCCCGCCACCATCATGCAGAACGGCACCAGCAGCAATAGCAGCAGCTGGCCACCGGAGGGCGCACAGCAGGCCAACCCGTCCCCAGCCAATGCCCAGGAGGTTGATCGCTTCGAGGCAAAGTGGGCCGCGCTGGAGACCAAATTGCAACCCAAGGCGGCGCCCAACCCTTTCTCCAATGACTTGCAAAAGACCTTTGAGATCGAGCTTTAA
- the LOC110503314 gene encoding numb-like protein isoform X1: protein MSLSAEMGEAIELSNREPQTPEMNKLRQSLRRKKPTYVPEASRPHQWQADEEAVRKGKCNFPVRYLGLVEVEESRGMHVCEEAVKKLKISGKKTVKAVLWVSADGLRVVDDKTKDLIVDQTIEKVSFCAPDRNYDKAFSYICRDGTTRRWICHCFMALKDSGERMSHAVGCAFAACLERKQRREKECGVTASFDASRTSFVREGSFRVTSSSQQGGEREDIMKQLQDKKKEPPCTIPAIPPGTSSPPEGEASPVGQGVEHAIPRRHAPIEQLVRQGSFRGFPALSGKNSPFKRQLSLRLNDLPSNLQRKTADFQSKNPVPEMDLSVCGEADNSINALCSQINHSFTRPSEELFSNPTPNGLPACTVPPAIPPPPAPLQATSSWVQAEPPVQSPVHSGHRRTPSEAERWLEEVAQAVKAQQQTPNLPPPPIQPTPAIPGPPMSNAAMSVPPMSNPLMPGPPMSGVPIMGASMPGATMPGVPGSLPTSMQPFPLAFDATPAPVSLYNQPPLQPAFVPMQAYMPALANSMVYSNASVPVVGITPSQMVANVFCTAGGSTGGPSMGMCTGPKMGTLTGGHRHSFSGQPGGFPMPPFGTHPTVNGLPHNIPTSPATIMQNGTSSNSSSWPPEGAQQANPSPANAQEVDRFEAKWAALETKLQPKAAPNPFSNDLQKTFEIEL, encoded by the exons taccTGGgtctggtggaggtggaggaatcCAGAGGGATGCATGTGTGCGAGGAGGCTGTGAAAAAGCTCAAAATT AGTGGGAAGAAGACAGTGAAAGCAGTTCTGTGGGTGTCCGCAGATGGTCTCAGAGTGGTGGATGACAAAACCAAG GACCTCATCGTAGACCAGACCATTGAGAAGGTGTCCTTCTGCGCGCCCGACCGCAATTATGACAAGGCTTTCTCCTACATCTGCCGTGACGGCACCACACGCCGCTGGATCTGCCACTGCTTCATGGCCCTGAAGGACtcg GGCGAGCGTATGAGCCACGCCGTGGGCTGTGCCTTCGCCGCCTGTCTGGAGAGGAAGCAGCGGCGCGAGAAGGAGTGCGGCGTCACAGCCTCGTTCGACGCCAGCCGCACCTCCTTCGTGCGCGAGGGCTCGTTCCGCGTGACGTCGTCCAGCCAGCAGGGTGGCGAGCGCGAGGACATCATGAAGCAGCTGCAGGACAAGAAGAAAG AGCCCCCATGTACCATCCCAGCCATCCCCCCTGGCACCTCCTCACCCCCTGAGGGCGAGGCCTCGCCTGTGGGGCAGGGGGTGGAGCACGCAATCCCGCGGCGCCACGCGCCCATTGAGCAGCTGGTGAGGCAGGGCTCCTTCCGAGGCTTCCCGGCCCTCAGCGGGAAGAACTCGCCGTTCAAGAGGCAGCTCTCGCTGCGCCTCAACGACCTCCCTTCCAACCTGCAGCGCAAGACCGCCGACTTCCAGAGCAAGAACCCAG TCCCAGAGAtggatctgtctgtgtgtggcgaGGCAGACAACAGCATCAACGCTCTGTGCAGCCAGATCAACCATTCCTTCACCAGGCCCTCTGAGGAACTCTTCTCCAACCCCACCCCCAACGGCCTGCCAGCCTGCACTGTGCCCCCAGCCATCCCCCCTCCACCCGCCCCCCTGCAAG CCACGTCCTCCTGGGTGCAGGCGGAGCCCCCGGTCCagtcccctgtccacagtggaCACAGGAGGACGCCCTCCGAGGCTGAGCGCTGGCTGGAGGAGGTGGCCCAGGCCGTCAAGGCCCAGCAACAGACCCCCAACCTGCCCCCGCCACCCATCCAGCCCACCCCTGCCATTCCAGGGCCACCCATGTCAAACGCAGCTATGTCTGTGCCACCTATGTCTAACCCACTTATGCCTGGCCCACCTATGTCAGGTGTGCCCATAATGGGGGCATCCATGCCGGGGGCAACCATGCCAGGGGTACCTGGCTCCCTGCCCACTTCCATGCAGCCCTTTCCTTTGGCGTTTGATGCCACTCCTGCGCCCGTGAGCCTGTATAACCAGCCACCCCTGCAGCCAGCGTTTGTACCCATGCAGGCCTACATGCCCGCCCTGGCCAACAGCATGGTGTACTCCAACGCCAGTGTGCCTGTGGTGGGCATCACGCCTTCCCAGATGGTGGCTAATGTCTTCTGCACGGCAGGCGGCTCTACCGGCGGGCCTTCCATGGGCATGTGCACAGGGCCCAAAATGGGCACGCTCACCGGCGGACATCGCCACTCTTTCTCCGGCCAGCCGGGCGGGTTCCCTATGCCACCCTTCGGAACTCATCCCACCGTCAACGGCCTCCCCCACAACATTCCCACCTCCCCCGCCACCATCATGCAGAACGGCACCAGCAGCAATAGCAGCAGCTGGCCACCGGAGGGCGCACAGCAGGCCAACCCGTCCCCAGCCAATGCCCAGGAGGTTGATCGCTTCGAGGCAAAGTGGGCCGCGCTGGAGACCAAATTGCAACCCAAGGCGGCGCCCAACCCTTTCTCCAATGACTTGCAAAAGACCTTTGAGATCGAGCTTTAA